The Syntrophorhabdaceae bacterium sequence GAATGATGACGAGAAACATCATGGTCATAATGATCTCGGTAACCAGGGCAGCGAGTAGAGAATAGCCTCCGGGGGAACGGACCCCGTAGCCGTTTGAGGCGAAACCCGCAGATACATCAAAGCCGGCCTTGCCGCTGGCTATGACATAGAGCACGCCACCCGCTACAATAGCGCCCAGCACCTGGGCGACGATATAGGGCAGGACTTCGCTTCCCGGAAAACGGCCGCCGGCCCAAAGCCCCACGGAGACTGCCGGATTCAGGTGACAGCCGGATATGTGTCCGATGGCGTAGGCCATTGTCAATACAGTCAGACCAAAGGCCAGGGCAACGCCAAAAAGACCGATGCCCACGTGAGGAAATGTAGCGGCCAGCACGGCACTGCCGCACCCGCCAAGCACAAGCCAGAAGGTCCCGAAAAACTCTGCGCCATATTTCTTCATATTGTCCTCCTTTGGCTCTTGGTTATAAGCAATCGACATGCGTCCCCATGCCCCTCTGCTTACTCGATAAACATATGCGCCGTATACAAAAAAAGCAATACATATATTGCGCCGAAACCAGCCGCACCTCACGTTCTCGAACCCGTTAGGTGCCCAGGAGGCTTTCGGGCCGTCTAGGAATTGAAGAGCGGGATAAAAAACCTTGACAACAAGGTGGTTTGGCAGTAGTTATCTAAGCACGATAGGATCTCTTTCGGGGGCGCGGTGCGACAAGCGCACACCACGGCTCAAGACCGCTACCAGAGGGGAGCCTGTCCGCATCAAGAGGCAATAGGCGATCGGCATGTAACAACTTATGAGCAGCCGTTCAAAAATTCAAAGGGCAACAGGAGGAAACCATATGGGAACCGGATCTATTCGCTTTGTTCTGACGAGGACCGCCGCACTATGCATGTGTATTGCCTGCTTTCTGTCTGTTGCGGGGGTAACGCACGCCGCGGTTACGCTTGCGGTACTCAATCCCCAGGGAGAAATAGCCCCACCGCCCGTCTTCGTGCCTACGGCCCGTGTGGCAAGCCTTGACGGCAAGAAAATAGGCATCTACTGGAACGGCAAACAAGGCGGAGAGAACTTTTGGGACGTGGTGGAAGAACAACTCAAGACCAGGTATCCTTCGGCTGAGGTTATACGATACAAAGGCCCTTTTGACCTCGGGCAAGCCATGGCGGAAAAGATCGCCAAGGAGTGCGACGTCTTCATGTACGGCGTGGGTGACTGAGGCTCCTGCAGCTGGGCCGGCGTGTCCGGTGCCATCAGGTTAGAGAAGCTTGGAAAACCGGTTGTCTATATCGTAGCAGACAATTTTTCCCATGATGCCGAACTATCCGCTGAAGATAATGGAATGCCCACACTTCGAAGGGTGGCGGTGCCGGGAGAAGAATTCTTTCAGCGGCGGATAAGCCGTGATCAGATAAAGCCTGTCGCAAATAGCGCGGTACAGGTCCTCATCGCGGGCTTGACCCGTCCGCTCACCAGAGAGGAACTGAATCCCAAACCAAAAAAGACCGCCATGGACAGGATAATCAAGATCACGGCGGAAAATTACGGAGCAGCCCTGGAGAAATTCAACGCCCTCTTCCTGGCCAATCATTGGGGCAGCGGGCTTCCGCTTATCCCGCCGACGCCAGAGCGGGTCAAATGGATGCTCTCCGGTACAAGCCGGTCTAAAGACGAGGTGGTCGGCATCGTCGCTCCGAAGAACGGTAAAGCGACCGTAGAGAAGATCGCAATCAACGCAGTAATGGCTGGGGCCAAACCCGAGTATCTGCCCGTGATCATAGCGGCTATGGAAGGTTTTACCGCCAAAGATTACGACCTTGTGCACGTGCTCACCTCCTCGGGCTCCTTTTTTCCTGCCGTCATCGTACACGGGCCCATAGCTAAAGAGATCGGCATGAATTCAGGAACCGGCCTCATTGGCCACGGATTCAGGGCAAACAACACCATCGGTCATGCCCTTCGTTTGAGTCTTTTAAATATCGGTCATCTCTGGCCCGGGGAGAACGATATGGCGCTCATAGGGCGCGTTTCCTCCCACACATTTTTCACCTTTGCCGAAAATGAACAGTTCAGTCCCTGGGAACCCTACCATGTGAGCATCGGTTTCAAGAAGGACGAGAGCGCGGTCACCGTTTCGACCGTGGGCGGATACACGGCAACAACCGGTATGACCGTGTACGGAGGAGGAGCTGTGGCGGTCTGGAGCGCCGATTCAATCCTCGATGCGATCGTCGCCGATATAAGCCACGATCGGCGCATATTCACCCTGTTCAAGCGAGGGCAGGCAATACCGTCCGCGCACCCGTCCAAACACATCCTGGTGCTTGCGCCTGAGTTTGCCAGAGAACTGAACAGAAGAGGTTACACCAGGGCAAGTCTGCAGAAATATCTCTACGAAAAAACGAGCATACCGTTCGAAGAGTTGACCGCACAGGAAGTAAAGGCGGTTAGGGACAGGATCGAAGGCAGCAAGGCCCGCGACATGCTGCACTACGATATTATGCCTACTGACAGGATACCTGCCTATGAAGAAGTATTGAAGCCTGGCGGAAAGGTTCCGGTCGTTATCGCCCCCAGGGATATCACAATCCTTGTATCGGGCGGCATACCGGCTTATACGTTCGGCATGTCCTATTTCAGGGTTTCGCAGGAGACGAAACTCGTGCACGGCGCCACACTCACGAAAAGCGGGCGTTGACGACTTATGGGACTCAGGTCCCGCTCCAAGGTATTGAGGGAATCCGGTGGCGGCCACTCTTGTCTTAGGCTGCTGCCTTGTGAAGAGGAGGGATACAGGGTGTTATCACTAAAAAAGCTCGCATTCATTCTGGTTGTCATGATAGCTATGACGCCTTACGCAGCTAGGATATGTAAAGCAAGCCACGAAGAGATTCCGCGCATTACCATCGAGGAACTTAAACGCCTTATCGACTCCGGAACTGACGTGGTGATAATTGATGCCCAGGTAAAGAGTCTCTACAATAGAGGGCATATCAGGAAGGCGATAAATCTTCCCTGGAAGACAAGAGTCACGCTCACCGACGTCGAGAATATTCCGCCGGACAAACTCGTCGTGGTCTATTGCGATTGCGGACCAGGCGAATCGGACAGTTCCGATATAGCCGCTCAGCTATCTTCCCTCGGATATTTCGACGTCAAGGTGTTGGCGGATCCCTCCATACGGGGCTGGATTGAGGCAGGTTATCCCGTAGAGAAATAGAAATGCGCATGTTCTCCTATCCCGCGGTTATGGCCTTGCTGATCTTCTGTTGTGTGCGTATCGGACAAGAAAGTCCCGCGTATGCCCAGGATGCCTCAGGAAATTACGTGGGCTTTAAGGCCTGTTCCTCATGCCATCAAACCCTCACAGAAGGCTGGCTCACCACAAGGCACGCCAGGACATTCGAGAGTCTCAAGAAATCCTCCCAGGAGAATCTGCCCGGGTGCGTGAAATGCCATGTAACGGGCTACGGGGAGGACGGCGGATTTATCGATTACGATCTCACCCCTGAGATGGCCGGTGTCCAATGCGAGCAGTGCCACGGCGCAGGGCGTAAACACGTCGAAACGGGCGGGGAAGTGGGGCTTCCGGTCCGCTCAATGGGACAAGCCGCTTGCAGAAGATGCCATACGCCTGGTCAGGATGCAAACTTCGACTACCAAAAAAAGGTCCGGTCTGTTCACGGGTCTCAAGTCCTGAATAAATGACAGGGGAGAATACGAAATGAAGAAGAAACAGAGAAGACTGGGTGCTATCTTTATGGGACTTCTTTTTCTTGCCTGCCTTACGGGGTCGGCTTACGGCGGCGCTGGAAGACTGAGCGCCGAGCCTCTCTCTCACGACTTCGGTGTCATCGACGAAGGAGCTACGGCCCGCGTGTCGGTCACGCTCACAAACGTAGGAGATGCCGATCTCACCATAACGGAAGTGAGGACCAACTGAGCGTGCACCGAGGGCGCGCTTGGTAAGCGCGTGTTGAAACCGAAAGAAACGACTGCCCTCATTATCACTTACGCCACATCGGGACTCCCGGGTCCCTTCAAAAAAACTATCGACATATCTACGGATGCCGATACCCAAGAAACTGAGATCGTAATGACGGGAGAGGTGCGAGAAGCCCCCAGTGCAAAGATTCAGGTGGATCCGCGGAGGATTGACATCACAGTCCCCCAGGGTACGGAGCAGAGACAGATAATTACCATAAGAAATACGGGAAACCTTCCGCTCGTCATCAAAAAGATTTACTCGCAGGAAACCGGAAAAGTCTACTTAGAGCCGAGGCCGGAACTTGTGATCGAACCGGGTAAATCGGTCACGAGCGAAATAAACATCATCCGGCGAGTGCAAGGGATGTTCAGAGAAATGATCGTGGTCGAGACTAACGCACGAAATGCTTTAAACGGCCGATTCATGATCATGGCTACCGGGAAATAGGAGACACCATAAGCTATGAGAATCTCCTTTCGGCATATCACCCGCGCGCCGCGGGAACTCAGATTATTTATTGCCGCGATATTCGCCATGGGCATGGGCTCCAGCATCTTCGATTCCATATTCAACAATTTTCTGGACCAGAGGTTCGCGCTCACAGGTTTTGGCCGCTCATTTCTTGAGTTCCCACGAGAGTTCCCCGGGTTCCTCACGGTCTTCGTGTCTGCCTCGCTCTGGTTTCTCTGTAGCCGTCGGCTCGGCGCTGTAACCATGCTTATGAGCGCCGCTGGCTCGCTGCTTATGGGTTTTGTTTCGCCTGTCTACGCGATCATGATAGCCTGGCTCTTCGTCTACA is a genomic window containing:
- the aqpZ gene encoding aquaporin Z; the encoded protein is MKKYGAEFFGTFWLVLGGCGSAVLAATFPHVGIGLFGVALAFGLTVLTMAYAIGHISGCHLNPAVSVGLWAGGRFPGSEVLPYIVAQVLGAIVAGGVLYVIASGKAGFDVSAGFASNGYGVRSPGGYSLLAALVTEIIMTMMFLVIILGSTDKRAPQGFAPIAIGLGLTLIHLISIPVTNTSVNPARSTGVALYVGAPALSQLWLFWVAPIIGGLLGALVYRLVGKTED
- a CDS encoding UGSC family (seleno)protein, which encodes MSGAIRLEKLGKPVVYIVADNFSHDAELSAEDNGMPTLRRVAVPGEEFFQRRISRDQIKPVANSAVQVLIAGLTRPLTREELNPKPKKTAMDRIIKITAENYGAALEKFNALFLANHWGSGLPLIPPTPERVKWMLSGTSRSKDEVVGIVAPKNGKATVEKIAINAVMAGAKPEYLPVIIAAMEGFTAKDYDLVHVLTSSGSFFPAVIVHGPIAKEIGMNSGTGLIGHGFRANNTIGHALRLSLLNIGHLWPGENDMALIGRVSSHTFFTFAENEQFSPWEPYHVSIGFKKDESAVTVSTVGGYTATTGMTVYGGGAVAVWSADSILDAIVADISHDRRIFTLFKRGQAIPSAHPSKHILVLAPEFARELNRRGYTRASLQKYLYEKTSIPFEELTAQEVKAVRDRIEGSKARDMLHYDIMPTDRIPAYEEVLKPGGKVPVVIAPRDITILVSGGIPAYTFGMSYFRVSQETKLVHGATLTKSGR
- a CDS encoding rhodanese-like domain-containing protein, whose protein sequence is MLSLKKLAFILVVMIAMTPYAARICKASHEEIPRITIEELKRLIDSGTDVVIIDAQVKSLYNRGHIRKAINLPWKTRVTLTDVENIPPDKLVVVYCDCGPGESDSSDIAAQLSSLGYFDVKVLADPSIRGWIEAGYPVEK
- a CDS encoding cytochrome c family protein, with protein sequence MFSYPAVMALLIFCCVRIGQESPAYAQDASGNYVGFKACSSCHQTLTEGWLTTRHARTFESLKKSSQENLPGCVKCHVTGYGEDGGFIDYDLTPEMAGVQCEQCHGAGRKHVETGGEVGLPVRSMGQAACRRCHTPGQDANFDYQKKVRSVHGSQVLNK